The Erinaceus europaeus chromosome 17, mEriEur2.1, whole genome shotgun sequence nucleotide sequence ccggtgtgatgtctgtttctttctttctctctcttcttctatcattctcataaataaataaataaaatactaaaaaaaagagaatttttctGGTTGCTGTCTCAATTATTTTATAAACAGACAGAAACCATCATTTTGATGAaggaaaattaaaatgtaaactgACTGTGAGTTAAATTTAAGCTTgtgtttacatttaaaaatatatgcagtACTCAAGTGAGGAAATCATACTTCTAATGTCGTGAACAACACATGCCATGTAATTACTGTAGTAAGAAgcattttgtgacttttttttttagtagcagAGAAGCAAACCAGTCTATCTTTGCAACACCGAAGACCTTAACTATGCTGCAGGGATAACTGAACTCAGCTTCTCAAACTTCTCAATcccaataaaggagagagaaaatgaaaacacacatttatttaaaaagcatcatcgagggagtcgggcggtagcacagcgggttaagcgcacatggcgcaaagcgcaaggaccggcataaggatccagttcgagcccccagctccccacctgcaggggagtcgcttcacaggcggtggtaaggcaggtctgcaagtgtctgtctttcttccgcccccatcttccccttctctctccatttctctctgttctatccaacaatgagggcatcaataacaacaaaaataactacagcaatgaaacaccaagggcaacaaaagggaataaataaataaataaatattttaaaaaagtgtcatCAAGGccacattaagatataaaagatTAAAATTTCTATATGTGGCTAGGccacattaagatataaaagatTAAGATATAAAAGATATTAACATATATTAAGATACATTGAGATATAAAAGATATTAAGATATAAAAGATTAAAATTTCAGTATTTTAGAAAACACcaaatatggtgtgtgtgtgtgtgtgtggggggctgatGGTGGTACCCCCAGCAGAGCCACATCTGTCCATGTGAGAAGACTtgggctcaaaccccaggtctcccctgcagtggggtccATGCAGACGGGACTTTTGCTCTGCAATTTGACTAGCtaattccataggacagagtcatgtttttgttgttgcttcttTATGGCCTTCGGCAAAAATTGCATGGAGAttgtatgtgtatacatgtagAAATATAAGTTTATATTATAGGCAGCAATATAGAATTAAAGTATGTTAGTAACCCTGGATTCAGTCTTTGTAGAGGTGAAACATGTTTCTGTTACTTACCTGTTTAAACAAGCTACTTACTCTTGTGCCTCAGTATTTTTCATGATgggtcaggtgttggcacacctggctaagcacatacattattacagtgtgcaaggagccaggttcgagctcccagccccggcctgcagggggaaagctttacaagtggtgaaacagtgttgcaggtacaggtatctctcagtctctcttgttctctttcacttccttccttctaaatttctggctgtctctatccaacaaataaataaagatagtttttaaaaattgaaaaaatatttttcatcgaTCATGTAAGTAGCAACCTTATagaggtgatatatatatatatatatatatatatatatggaaaaattcCCAGAGAACTTTGACTATGCAAAGCAAATAATAATTATTAGTTaagatcattattattttaaaaatttatttaatttattttttgttgcccttgttgtttagcgtcattgttttttgttgttggataggacagagagacactgagagaggaggggaagacagagaagggagacaaagatagatacctgcggacctgcttcacaaactgtgaagcttacaccctgcaggtggggagccagaggctcgaaccgggatccttactccagttcttgtgcttcgcaccatgtgtgtttaacctgctgcaccactgcccagctcccagttaAGATCATTATTATAGTTAGGAGCTACTATTTATTTTCACAAAGGAGTGACTTTTTGATAATGTCTCTTCCTATCTGCTGTGAAGTGTGTTAGAAAGGATTGAAAGGCTACAGGCAGAATAGTTTAAAGAAGTAGTGATGGGGAGAAGTCCTGTGTTTAGGGATTTAGGCCTTTTATTCTCTACATACTTGTGTTTCTAGCTCATCCTTTGTAAAATAAACAGGTTAATATATATAGTATCCAAATATATTTCAGCTTTAATATCAACATTTTACGTACAAAGCTTCAGTGAgtaccagttttttgtttttccttagtAACTTGATCTGACCAAGATGATGTGTAGagttttataattctatttatctTTGGGGCAGAGAATTTTTATCACAGCTCTGCGTATCTGTTTGGTCTTCACACTATAGATGATGGGGTTCATTACAGGAGGGATTAGCAAGTAGGTGTTAGCAATCAGTGTATTCACATAGGGAGGGGCTCGTTTCCCGAATCTGTGGACAAAAGACAGGCTGATTAAGGGAATATAGAATATAGCAACGGCTCCAATATGGGAGATACACGTGCTGaaggctttcttcctctctgctggGGATGCGATGCTGAGGACGGTCTTAATAATTAGAACATAAGAGAGGAGGATGAGGATTGAGTCCACCCCAACGGTAGAGATCATAGCGGTTAACCCAACGACATTGTTGATCCTGGTGTCTGTGCAAGACAGTCTTATCACATCAGGATGGTAGCAGTAGGAGTGATGGAGAACATGGCTGCGGCAGAAGGACAGACGCTTAAGAAGTGCTACCATTGGTGTCAGCACTACTGTCCCCCTCATGACAGTGGCCACTCCTATCTGAATTATAGTGGAGTCAGTTaaaatggtggcatacctgagggGATTAGAGATGGCCACAAAGCGGTCAAAGGCCATGGCCAACAGCACTGAAGATTCCATGACTGTGAAGAATTTAATAAAGAACATCTGTGACAAGCAAGCATTGAAGTCGATCTCCCTGGCATTGAACCAAAATATGCCCATCATGGTGATCAGAGTGGATATGGACAAGCCGAGGTCAGTGGTGGACAACATGGAGAGGAAGTAATACATGGGCTCATGAAGGCTAGACTGACTGACAATGGCAAAGAGGATCAGGCTGTTTCCGGACAGAGCAGTTATGTAGAGAAAACAGAAGGGAATGGAGATCCAGGTGTGGAAGGCTTCCAGTCCAGGAACGCCCGTGAGCAGGAAAATGACAGATGAAGATGTGTTCTGAGTCTTTGACATACTGGATTGCAAATAAAGGATTCCTAGATGAAATGCTGGAACAGCAGGAAGGCTGCATTTTGTTAGTCTGATTATAAATCATTTTGCTAAGTCAAAAGCTAACCAAAGATGACTATTCATGTTATTTTCAATTGACAACAATTATAATATTCCAACTGGCTGAATAGGTACTTgctatgtttgtttttatttctacttGTCTCAGTCTGGGATTTCCCCTTCCAAGTGCCTTTCACTGATAACTATGCCTACTGATTGCTTAATAAGTTGGTTTTTCTCTGGACTGTTTCAATTGTGCTAGAGAGGTGGTCTGTAATTGTTCTGTCAGGGAACAGTACAACGGGCTCTATTCCTTTACTTGGTTGTCTCCTCACACATCTTTTCACTGGACTTGATGATGCTGTTTCCCCTGGGGCCTGTACATGGCGAAGCTGAATTCTAGTGAACGATGCTTAAGGACTGTGGTCTACACCATAAGGCTAGCCAATCTTTCCCTCTGTGCTTATTTTCCTGCCACTGcttttatgtacctaaataaacCTGTGCTGTAATAATAATCATTATAAGGATAATAATCATAAAATAGATCGGGGCTATAGAGTATCAGGAAAAACTTATGGACGATTGGGGAGCCAGTGAACTTTGATGAGGAAATGCTTACAGTGCAAAAGCCCACACGTGGCTTATGCACGATGCATCATGAGGGAATCCGTGGTCTTGATTTCACAGTGATATTTGTAAGTAGCATATTGAGTCCCTTTTAGGAAGGTTGGAACACAGACCTTCCATATGTTTCCCACATGATACGCATGCTGCCATATTCAAacacatttctctgttctatctaccCTAAGAGTGCTGTTCTTGAAAACCAATTTTATTTGTTCTCCAAAAGGAATTTCTTCACTTCGCTATGATATACCTCTTGATAGAGGCCTAGTAGAATATTACTGTTTTGCTTGGGAATGAAAGGTATAAATGTCCCACAGGCTCtagtttttctattttcattgaATAGAATTGACAGTTGCACACAGACCACATCCATGTGTATGTGCCAGAACGAGGGTCTGGGGAGAAACATAAATTAGGGCTCTGGAGCAAGAGCTGTTCCTCAAAGAAACCAAACTCGCTTTCAGACCATAGATGTCCATTCAGATAAAGCGCCATGCCGAGGAGTCCATGATAGGAATTTTGTCCAgtatgggtagatagcatcatgattatgcaaagagactctgatacctgaggctttaaagtcccaggttcaatcccccacactatcataagccagagctgagcagtgctgtggtattataAATCAAaacataaatgaacaaataaataaaaaatgttgacaaAAGAGATTTTTGTCTAAAAATTGGGAATTGTGGAACTGAGAGGTGGCTCCTGGGTCGAACCCAAGACTAGCATGCCTCAAGTTTGACCCCTAGCCATCCTATAAGCTAGAGCTCAGTGGAGTTCTGCTCTCCCTCATcaagataaaataatttaaaagcaaaatgcattaaaataaatacaaatttagaaTTTAAAATGGAAACCAGGGGATAATTAGAAGCCATGAATGTTAAGTTAGATAAACTAGTCAATAAATCAACTAGCATTTTAGATTGAAAAGCTGTTAGTAACtaaggtgtccaaccacagatgagtgttgagaaagttgtggcgtatatacacagtggaatattactcagctgttaagaatggtgaattcactttctttacttcatcttggatggagcttgaaggaatcctgttaaatgAATGAAGCCAGAAAGAGGCGGATAAAATATGAGATGAGATGGTCTCAGTcacggacagaagttgagaaataaggataGAACGGggaaacaaagtagaacttggactgagtttgttgtattgcaccgaagtaaaggacttgggggcaggtgagggggaatttcaggtcctggtgcatggtggtagagggtagaggaggacctaggctgggggtgagggtgctTTGCAGGAAATGGAGATATTTGACATATGTGTCAAAAACTACTATTTACCATCAAGTCCCCaattagaaagaaacagagttAATAATAAGGGAcattcatcaatttttttttcttattttacaatCCTGAACATGACTGCTAATTGAGTATCAAGATATTGTGCAGAAATGAGGAGAATCTGGTCTTACCTAAATGCAGGATTTTCATTTAGTCGAGAAATTTGAAAAGTTGGCAATCTCTATGAGCACTTTTTATAAGTAGATtgaattattaataaaaacagcaactacatttaattttctaaaaaataCATATCAATCATAGCTACAAAATCTGTTAAAGACATGGTTCttatgataaatttaaaaaataggaccCACCTGATTTTCAGCTTTTGACCAATTTACTGTTAACTTCCAGAACCTggccctgaggctttgaagtcaaaTTACAAAGCTGTTAGGAGCTAGAGTAATTACCAAAAAAGGGAAACACTTGAACTCTATATGGAATAAGCTTGGGGTTTGGAGCATGTTTCTAGGAAATCAGTGCTTGAAAGCTTCCAAATTTTGTGTGTAATCTGAGATGAAATACTCAGTATTTCCAGTTAGAATGAAGGCTTGACAGTGACAATATTTTACAAACCTGTAATAATTACCAACACGCTCAGATTTTTATTGAGAGCCTTCTTCATGCACAGTACTCTTAAGAGGCCAAAGAATACAGGGAAAACCCCTCTTAGAGAGTTTATAACCAAGTGAAGGATCCAGTGCAGTACTGCTTATTAAAAACTTCATGGATTTCTAAAGCTTCAAGTATAGTACTGCCTATCCAAACCATCCGTTGTGTGGTGATGAGCATAAAGAGTTTCATGGGAGGGCAGGGGTTCTCCCAGATGGCAGTTTATGGAGGTTTTCCTGAATTTCAACATAATGACACGCCATCGTTTATTGTAACTGCTATCATGTCAGGCTAGGAAATTTTGTGGCATTAAGTTAAAAGGATATTATTTGACTGTTTTCTTCTTAACTTCTTTCACGATTCCTGACTCTGGTTATATCACTTTCTCAATTCAAATGATTTATTCAACgttcattttttgggggggagtggtCCTGCCTTGCTGAGAGGTCAGTAGGAAAATCTAGAGCACAGGCTGAGCTCATCTGTGCTAAAATTTCTGACAGGAGAGAACTCCCTCAaattccatgttcagcggagaagtaattatagaagccagaccttcctccttctgcaccccataacgatcctgggaCCTAAAAATAGAGAATCTATCAAGGGAAGGCATTGGGtatagagctctggaggtgggcattgtgtgaaaatgtaccgcctttatcctatattcttgtcaatatttccattttataaataaaactaaaaagaaaaaaaatccatttttccccactagggttactgttggggcttggtgcttgcatcaggaaaccactgctccttgcagccattttttactttatttaacttattttttcttattatttgacAGGTGAGGGAGaaattgggtggggtggggatatgaagggagagagaaagaaaggcacctgcagccctgcttcgctgcttgtgaagctttcctcccacgGGTGGGGATGAGGGACTAGAACTTGTGTCCTTGAGCATGAAAATATgtgagcaccaccacctgaccctctcgAATTCCTTCCTTCCCCACACTCTTTCCTCACTCACATGGTAGATCCATTCCATGTTCTTTGTCATTGACTACCCATCGTTAACTCCTCTTCATTTCAACAGCAAACACACTTAGTACTGTGTATTGTGTTAGCAGCACTGCTGGTAAGAAGCAAGTAAAATAACAGTGGTTTTGTATCTGAGAAGACCAGTTGCCAGGATGTCATCTTTAAAGGCCTGAAAACCTTGTCTTTATGAAGAGCTTATTGAAAAGGACCTGCATTggagtgagagtgctttgcagacagatGTCactggaagatgagaaattgcctCCCCGTGTCAACAACAGTACTatgaaccattaacccccccagtaaagtgaaatgaaaaaaagtgaCAGTTGTGAACAGTTCctcatgcctgaaagcagaattaaGCACAGAGAACATCAGAGATAAAATGCTGCTGGTTgcatatagtcttgtcaatatttcttcttcttttttaatttttattgtttaaaaaatctttatttattagatagagatggtcagaaatagagagggaagggggtgacagagagggagagaaacagagagacacctgcagccctgcttcgccacttgtgaagctttccctctgcatgtgggcaccgggggctcgaacctgggtccttgtgttctgtaacatgtgcactcaatcaggtgcaccaccaccacctgtctccatcaatatttccattttatttaaaaaaaagaaaaaaaatttaagagctccaaaaaaaaaaaaagatgctcgtAAGGGGTGAGAAAGAAATAGTCGTGACagactgcctgtgtgtgtgtccatgtattTATCTAGGAATGTTAAAAAACCTTACCCGAATGGATGTTTTATgactgtaaattaaaaaaaaattaattgccaTCATTGTTAtcactgggttcagtgcctgcatggtgaatccactgctcctggaagctattttgtccttttttttttttttttcttcaatagaacaggaaaaattgagagaagagcagGGCAtagatgagggagagggaaagacacctacatcactccttcactgtttgtgaagctttccctctgcaggtggggactggtgggtgTGAACAAAGGACCCTGTTTATGGGGACACGTACACTCTACGCCACCTGGTCCCTTTACTCTGCAAAATTTGGATGGATGTGAGTTGACAGGGATAGAACACAGGAAAATGGTCTTAGTGTCACAAGAAGAGACTGAATGAAGCAATAACACACAACTGTTCAGTAACTATTGATACAAGAAAAGCAATATACTGCAATTTTAAGCATGACACTGGGTGCTATGGGGGATTAAGTTAGAGAAATCACTGGGAGGGGTCCGGGCGGCGGAGCACTAATGAAACACACAgatcaccatgttcaaggacctgggtttgagtccctgctccccacctgcagggaggaggcttgaagtagatctgcaggtgtccatctttctctccccctctctagctctttctctctgttctatcaaaaccaaagaaaaaaagaacaaagaaaaagcaaTCAGTGGGAGCAGGGGAGAAAATGAAAAGCTTGATTTTGTATGGGAGAGACAGGGAACGGATATTTTAGTTACAGAGTATCGAGACCCGGCTATTTCCAAATAGTTTATGAATACGCAACCAATTCGTCTCTTTTAATTAAACTCCACAGGGATCCCTCCCCTTATTCAGTTTCTTGTAGTGTCACACAGGCCTCTTTTCTGCAGTCTGCAGACTGGTTACCCCCGCTGACTAACAAAAGCTTCCTACAGTTTCCTTTAGTTTCAACACATTCAACTCAGCCAAGATAAATTGAGCATCATTTGTAACAGACCACTATACTTAGCTAGTGAGGGAGATAGCGGCATAAACTTTCTCCTCAAATCCTAGAGACACATATATCCCAAAccgtgctgcaggtctctctctttctttttcctttatctatctccctatctatctccccgttgttttctccctgtcctacctagaaaagaaaggaaaacaagaagaAGTGGGAAAATACATCTTAGGATGGTAAAGTTGTTCTTTGCAGCCACGGCGAGAGCTCAGCATGTTAGTGCATGAGACtcacatgtctactcctcacggCACCAACGTAAGCCAGAGGTTGTACTTGCTTATTTCCTCCAAGTCTATGAAAGTTATCCGAGTGAATTTTGTTTCTTGATCATTCTTCTTCATAAGACATCTCAGTTCATCTACATACAAACGTTTTTTTCTTAAACAAAACAATTTTACTTACTGAGACCATATAGCAGTTGCCTAAGTTCTTCTCTGGTCACTTCAAGTGGTGGAGGAGATTTCTTATTCAAAGGAAGGACCCAGCAAAAGAGGAGACTTATTCCAGCTGGTTGGAGACAGGCACAGAGCTAGGAGGTCAATTTCTGCTAGTGAGGCACTTACTGTGTGTCTCTAGGGCATATTGGTTCCCAGAAGACTTCTCTTGCCCTCACAGTCTTTTTATATCTGATCCATTTTGCAGTTACTTTTTATGGCTATGTGTTGTAGAGGCTGATACAATTATTTTCGTCCTTGTGCCTTTTTTTGTTGCAGggcttttaaaaaaactgttgtgACATATAATTGACATGACATAAAATTCTCTCATTTATTGTGTACAATtcagttgctttttttaaaattaaattctgaGTTGTcttaacaatttttaacatctatgcacccaatgacatctatgtatacctgtgtttattgaagcacaatttgtaatagctcaaattgTAAGCCACTTGGATGTCTTATAAGAGAtgggtggctaagaaagttgtggaacATTCATAaggaaatactactcagttataaagGTGAagccaccttcttcatctcattttGGATGAATCTTGAaacaatcatgttaagtgagataaactaggAAGTAAAGGTTGAATatagggtgatctcactcatggacagaatttaagaaacaggaacagaaagggCAAACAGAAAGCAGCACTTGGACTGGCTTTAGTGTGCTGCacaaaagcaaagaactctgggaggaAGTAATAGGAAGAAGTTGGGGAGGGCTTTGGCGTTCACCTgtatgatggtgaaaaaggacctagactgggggtgAGACACTTATTATGGTCAGATGAGAAATTTTTCTCATGTGTCTGtacttataaaccattaatccctccaataagaTTGTTATAAAATAACAATGACTTTTACAGTCCAATTTTATGAGATTCTAGAAATTTCCAAATGAAGTCCCATCCTTAGTTGCAGTCACTCTCTAGATTATTTTTAGGGTGAAATATATACCAGATTGCTAAGAGTCTGTAGTTAACACTTGATCCTATAACTCTGTAGCCCTTATACTAACACTGTTTTATAAcctacctgctttttttttttttagcaaactcTCTGACAGGTAAGAAAAATAATTGCAGACAATACACAAACATGATAGTGAGTCAAATTAATACCATCACGGTAATAGAGAACACAATGAGTGTCACTCCGTAGATTACATGGTCTACTGGAGGAGAAAAGGGTGTGACAAGTGAGAATACTATGCTGTTGTTACTTGAACAGGGGACCAGTAAAGCTCTTTGCTTTTGAAGGATTGTACTGGGACAACAGGGAAGTGTGTTAGAAATCCAGAATATCAGATGTGCTGAATTATAATCTGTGTTTTTACAAGTTAACCAAGGAATCAAGTGAAATTCAATGTTGAGAAACGCTTCTATTCATTATGTAGACATTAGGACAACCTAGATCCATGTGGTCAAGGGAAGCTAACCAAATATATCTGCTACTGTGGGAGCGGCAAAAACAGAATGGGATTTCAGGGGATCTTGGGACAAGGATGTGAGGGGCGAATGGATGGGTAAGGGTAAGGAATATTGTAGCTACAGTGAACAGCAGTGGTGTTTGATCTTGTAGACAGACCCTGAACAACATTAGGAGACCATGACTTAggagattattaaaaaaatagaaaataaacacaCAGACAAAAAGACTCACAACATTTAGCTTCTGTTGATCTGAAATCAAAATCTAGACAAGTGTTATTTtagtatatttaattttaatattcttaattattcttatttaaattaaaatattcttaattTAATGCAATTGTCCTATAGTTGAAGTACGTAGCAGTGAATGTGAAATCTTTTTAGAATCACACTTCAGGCTGAATTGGGAATCAGTAAATGCCTTAATACAGGCTTGgggaacagaaggagagagacctcagAGGTGAGCAAGAGCCTGTCTGTTCAGGGAACTGAAGTTGAGTTGAGCAGGGTTGAGAAGAGAGAGCAGGAAGACAGGGCTTTCAGGATAGACCCATAATGGCTGCAAGGCCTCGTTCCTTCAGGAGCTGGAAGCCACAAGTTTTCCTGTAGTTCTACATTCCTGCTGGGATTTGTTCCTTCTAACATGAAAGTAGTGATATCCATTGTAGAATTTCTTaattcatacatacacacacacacacacacacacacacacacacacacacctcccttttattagtgatttaaaaggtgtttttttagagtaatattataagattttaaggaagtggctgggtggtggcataaccATGAAAGCATACACATTCCcatacgcaaggatccaggtccaagtcTCTGGTCCTCATCCTCAGGagttaagcttcatgagtggtggaacaagctgcagatgtctctatgtatgtcttgtgctctctctccttttttctgccctatttgtctctgtctctatcagaataaaaagtaaaggaagaaatgacCCTTGGAATCGGTATTTTTGTTCGGCTGGCATCAAGGCCTAGTGATAAATCTGGTggggaacaaaaagaaaagaaaagagattttgGGGCTGTAATTTCACAACCATACATGGTCATTGTAAGTCACTCTGCCCCCTCCACCAAAATTCTATGCCCACTGTAGTTTTAATTAGCACTTCCCTGACATTTGATGTGAATATATCTTCATAGGCTTCTAGGCTGagctcatttcctttttttttatgttattttctgTGCCTGTGCACAAGTTAAAACAACTTCCATGATTTTCAGAATGACCACAAAAGGCCTTGAGCTTTGAACCAGAACTGCCACACCAGCCTTAGTGAACAGTCTCTCAGCCGCTCCTCTCTGGACTGGGTTCTCTGATTGTTGTGAGATGGGCAAACCCCTGGCCGGCACACTTGCTGGAGATCGATCCACGCTACTTCTCCTGGCTGAGTTCAGCTTGTGCAAAGGTTTTGCTTCCAGCAGATGAAGGCTAATCTGCCTTTGAATGTAGACTGGAGTCATACTTCATCTCCAGGATTCTCCTTTAGGGACTTTAGAGTAAAACTAGACTGGAAAATATTGGTTGTTTAAGATCTTCGAGACACAAGGTCTTAAAAAGATATAGctgtatggtgtttttttttctcctaggaTCTTGTCTGCTGGATTTCAGGGAGCAGTTTCTAGGTTCCTTATAAAGGCTTTCCCTCTCAAGTCTGATAGTGCTCCCACTTCCAAGAACTACCTACGTGTCCTCCTATAAAagagaactttttttaaagatggtttaaggggtgggtgggtgggggcagtaTTGATCAGGGACTGTTTCTATGGCCTTAGAACAAAAGGAATTTTTTCTATCTGTGAGTTTAGGAGGCTTAGgtaatctctttctttctcttaaagagCATAGAGCAGAGTCAAATGACTTCTTTCTCCAAGTGTAAGAGTTCTTATGTAGGgtaagggagaaaaatagacaccttctGCTCATTCtgagcagggatgcagaagtGATGCTGCCAGTGGGAGCTAGAAGGGAGACGCGGGGAGACACCATGGGCAGAGACAAAGGCAGAACTTTATTCCGGCAGGGGTGAGCTTCTACTaaacaggcagaaagagagagagaggaagagagagagagagagagagagagagagagagagagaggagaaagagagggggagggagaggggagaggagggagaagggagaggaagagggaggggggttgAGAGCGAGATTGGTCATAGCATTGAAATGTTCTCCAGGtggtgtgtgcatgacaaagcaagtgtactCTCCTGTGAACTATCTATCTGGCTCTATATAAACTTTTAGTGTTTACTATTGTTTACTATGTTGTTAACATTATTATTAAAGTACAGACTATAGCCATGAGACCATTCACTGTATGTCTTAaacattttataatttcttttaaaataaaaagtggtaACATTTGacttttgggatgcattggatcgaccttcccgtggtgcatctcatgagtacccattcattggggaaactgaggatccttcctagccgaggcaaatgctagaagaagaatttgacTTTTGAATAGAGGAACAGAGTTTACTTCTTGAATCTGTCACTGCCAGGTATAAATGTGAGAACAGACTATTTTGAGTCTTGGCATTCAAATGCAGTCTTAGTTTTGTCACCTGTGAAATGTAACTCTCCCCAATACATACCGTTGTGTCAGTGATAGATGTGGATTATTATCGTAGGAAGAATCTATTTATAGGCTTCTGATGGTCTGGCTACAAGGATGTTTAAATCATAGCTCTTGTCTTGGAAGACTTCCCTTGGGGTAGAAGGAGACATGCTAATATATCTTTCTAAGAACAGCTATTTAACTTAACATTTTTCACTAGTTCTAGCACGAGTATTCCCAAGGGTGGTTTAAGAgtcactgaattaaaaaaaatgattttttcccATAGGTCTTACTAATATCCACCCT carries:
- the LOC103117465 gene encoding olfactory receptor 51F2 codes for the protein MSKTQNTSSSVIFLLTGVPGLEAFHTWISIPFCFLYITALSGNSLILFAIVSQSSLHEPMYYFLSMLSTTDLGLSISTLITMMGIFWFNAREIDFNACLSQMFFIKFFTVMESSVLLAMAFDRFVAISNPLRYATILTDSTIIQIGVATVMRGTVVLTPMVALLKRLSFCRSHVLHHSYCYHPDVIRLSCTDTRINNVVGLTAMISTVGVDSILILLSYVLIIKTVLSIASPAERKKAFSTCISHIGAVAIFYIPLISLSFVHRFGKRAPPYVNTLIANTYLLIPPVMNPIIYSVKTKQIRRAVIKILCPKDK